The following coding sequences are from one Kosakonia sp. H02 window:
- the ves gene encoding environmental stress-induced protein Ves, with the protein MEFFDIRKMPVNLWRNGAGETREICCFPPATRDFNWRASIASLASNGEFPQFPGVDRVITLIEGGEVTLVGGNAFCHTLKRYQPFAFAGEQAVKAELSEGRMSMDFNIMTRRDRCRASVRIADRTFTTFGTRGGVVFVLSGAWQLGDKLLTADQGAFWQEGRHTLRLLRSEGQLLFSELTWLAGH; encoded by the coding sequence ATGGAATTCTTTGATATTCGTAAGATGCCGGTAAATCTCTGGCGTAATGGCGCGGGCGAAACCCGCGAGATTTGTTGTTTTCCGCCTGCGACCCGTGATTTTAACTGGCGGGCAAGCATCGCTTCTTTAGCCAGTAACGGTGAGTTTCCGCAATTTCCCGGTGTGGATCGCGTGATAACGCTGATAGAAGGCGGTGAAGTGACGCTGGTTGGCGGAAACGCGTTTTGCCATACCCTGAAACGCTACCAGCCTTTTGCCTTTGCGGGTGAGCAGGCGGTCAAAGCTGAGCTTTCTGAGGGCCGCATGTCGATGGATTTCAATATCATGACCCGCCGCGATCGCTGTCGGGCGAGCGTGCGTATTGCCGATCGCACCTTCACCACCTTTGGTACGCGCGGCGGGGTGGTTTTTGTCCTTAGCGGTGCCTGGCAACTGGGCGATAAACTGTTGACGGCAGATCAGGGGGCGTTCTGGCAGGAGGGGAGACATACCCTGCGGCTGTTGCGATCCGAAGGGCAGTTATTATTCAGCGAGTTAACCTGGCTGGCAGGGCACTAA
- the cho gene encoding excinuclease Cho: MVRRQSAPRLEFEAAAIYEYPEHLRQWLEAMPKQPGVYIFHGESEAMPLYIGKSVNIRSRVMSHFRTPDEAAMLRQSRRVSWICTAGEIGALLLEARLIKEQQPLFNKRLRRNRQLCSLRFDGSKPQVVYAREVDFSSSPDLYGLFANRRAALQALQSIADDEKLCYGLLGLEPLSRGRACFRSALKRCAGACCGKETVEAHHSRFLVAMARMQLICWPWPGPIALKESTTEITQYHIIHNWFWLGSVNTPGEAAALLRTPAGFDHDGYKILCKPLLAGNHEIIELG, encoded by the coding sequence CCCCGAACATTTACGCCAGTGGCTTGAGGCAATGCCTAAACAGCCCGGCGTCTATATTTTCCATGGCGAAAGCGAAGCGATGCCGCTCTATATCGGCAAAAGCGTCAATATCCGCAGCCGCGTGATGTCGCATTTTCGCACCCCCGATGAAGCGGCCATGCTGCGTCAATCCCGGCGCGTTAGCTGGATCTGCACTGCGGGCGAAATCGGTGCGCTGCTGCTGGAAGCGAGGCTTATCAAAGAACAACAGCCGCTGTTTAATAAGCGCCTGCGCCGTAACCGTCAGCTCTGCTCCCTGCGTTTTGATGGCAGCAAACCCCAGGTGGTCTACGCGCGCGAAGTGGATTTTTCCTCCTCGCCCGATCTCTATGGCCTGTTCGCCAACCGACGTGCGGCGTTGCAGGCGCTGCAATCCATCGCCGATGACGAAAAGCTCTGCTATGGATTGCTGGGCCTTGAGCCCTTAAGTCGGGGTCGCGCCTGTTTTCGCTCCGCGCTCAAGCGCTGCGCCGGCGCGTGCTGTGGTAAAGAGACGGTTGAGGCGCACCATAGCCGTTTTCTTGTCGCGATGGCGCGTATGCAACTGATATGCTGGCCGTGGCCTGGCCCGATCGCACTGAAAGAGAGTACAACAGAGATAACGCAATACCATATCATCCATAACTGGTTCTGGCTGGGATCGGTCAACACACCGGGCGAAGCAGCGGCACTGCTGCGCACACCCGCCGGTTTCGATCACGATGGTTACAAAATCCTCTGCAAACCACTGCTTGCTGGCAACCATGAGATCATTGAGCTGGGTTAG
- the spy gene encoding ATP-independent periplasmic protein-refolding chaperone Spy — translation MRKLTALFVASTLAFGAANLAHAADTTAAPADGKPMMHHKGKGPHDMMFKGLNLTDAQRQQIRDIMKSQREEMKRPPVEDMRAMHDLVASDSFDRAKAEAQITKMDEQRKAGMLKHLETQNKIYNILTPEQKKQFNANFEKRLTERPAAEGKMPPAPAE, via the coding sequence ATGCGTAAATTGACTGCTCTGTTTGTTGCCTCTACCCTGGCTTTCGGCGCTGCAAACCTGGCGCACGCTGCCGATACCACTGCCGCGCCTGCCGATGGCAAACCGATGATGCACCATAAAGGTAAAGGGCCGCATGACATGATGTTCAAAGGTCTGAACCTGACCGATGCGCAAAGACAGCAAATCCGCGACATTATGAAAAGCCAGCGTGAAGAGATGAAACGCCCGCCGGTTGAGGATATGCGTGCGATGCACGACCTGGTTGCCAGTGACAGCTTCGACCGTGCCAAAGCTGAAGCGCAAATCACCAAAATGGATGAACAGCGTAAAGCGGGTATGTTGAAACATCTGGAAACCCAGAACAAGATTTATAACATCCTGACCCCGGAACAGAAAAAACAGTTCAACGCCAATTTTGAGAAGCGTCTGACAGAACGTCCGGCCGCAGAAGGTAAAATGCCTCCTGCACCGGCTGAATAA